CGCCCCCTAGGATTGGGCCCAAACCACACACTCACTCACTCCACCCCTGAGGAACGCCGCATGCCTGGCATCACGCGCGAGGAGGTCGCCCACCTCGCCCGGCTGGCGCGTCTGGAGCTGAAGCCCGAAGAGCTCGAACACTTCGCGGGACAGCTGGACGACATCATCGGCGCGGTCGCCCGCGTCAGCGAGGTCGCCGACCAAGACGTACCGCCGACCTCGCACCCGCTCCCGCTGACCAACGTCATGCGGGCGGACGAGGTCCGTCCGTCGCTCACCCCCGAGCAGGCGCTCTCCGGCGCCCCGGCCCAGGAGCAGCAGCGTTTCAAGGTGCCGCAGATCCTGGGGGAGGACTAGAAAGTCATGACGGACAACGTCACCATCATCAAGCTCACCGCCGCCGAGACCGCCGCGAGGATCGCCTCCGGCGAGCTCACGGCCGTCCAGGTCACCGAGGCCCACCTCGCGCGCATCGAGGCCGTCGACGAGAAGGTGCACGCCTTCCTGCACGTCGACCGTGAGGGCGCGCTCGCCCAGGCCCGCGCCGTCGACGCCAAGCGCGAGCGGGGCGAGAAGCTCGGACCCCTCGCCGGCGTTCCCCTCGCGCTCAAGGACATCTTCACCACCCAGGGCATCCCGACGACCGTCGGCTCGAAGATCCTGGAGGGGTGGATTCCGCCGTACGACGCCACCCTCACCAAGCGTCTGAAGGCCGCCGACGTCGTCATCCTCGGCAAGACCAACATGGACGAGTTCGCCATGGGGTCCAGCACCGAGAACAGCGCGTACGGGCCCACCGGCAACCCCTGGGACCTCACCAAGATCCCCGGCGGGTCGGGCGGCGGCTCCTCCGCCGCGCTGGCCTCCTTCCAGGCGCCCCTGGCCATCGGCACCGACACCGGCGGCTCCATCCGCCAGCCGGCCGCCGTCACCGGCACGGTCGGCGTGAAGCCGACGTACGGGGCGGTCTCCCGCTACGGCATGGTCGCCTTCTCCAGCTCCCTCGACCAGGGTGGGCCCTGCGCCCGCACCGTCCTGGACGCGGCGCTGCTCCACGAGGTCATCGCCGGGCACGACCCGCTGGACTCCACCTCCATCGACGCCCCGGTCCCGCCGGTCGTCGAGGCCGCCCGCAACGGCAGCGTCGAAGGCATGCGCGTCGGCGTCGTCAAGCAGTTCCGCGGCGAGGGCTACCAGGCCGGCGTCATCCAGCGGTTCGACGAGTCCGTCGCACTGCTGAAGGAACTGGGCGCCGAGATCGTCGAGCTGGACTGCCCGTCCTTCGACCTCGCCCTGTCGGCGTACTACCTCATCGCCCCGTCCGAGTGCTCGTCCAACCTGGCCCGCTTCGACGGCCTGCGCTACGGCCTGCGGGCCGGCGACGACGGCACCCGTTCGGCCGAGGACGTCACCTCCCTCACCCGTGAGGCGGGCTTCGGCCCCGAGGTGAAGCGCCGCATCATCCTCGGCACGTACGCCCTGAGCTCCGGCTACTACGACGCGTACTACGGCAGTGCCCAGAAGGTCCGCACGCTCATCACGCGCGACTTCGAGAAGGCCTTCGAGCAGGTCGACGTGATCGTGTCGCCCACGACGCCGACCACCGCCTTCGCGATCGGCGAGCGCGCCGACGACCCGATGGCGATGTACCTGGCCGACCTGTGCACCATCCCGACCAACCTGGCGGGCAACGCGGCCATGTCGCTGCCCTGCGGTCTCGCCCCGGAGGACAACCTCCCGGTCGGCCTGCAGATCATCGCCCCGGCGCTGAAGGACGACAGGCTGTACAAGGTCGGGGCCGCCGTCGAGGCCGCCTTCGTGGAAAAGTGGGGTCACCCGCTCCTCGAGGAGGCACCGTCGCTGTGAGTGCACTGAACAAGGCCAAGGGCTTCAAGAAGTCCCGGTCCGGCACGTACCTGTCCATGGCCACCACCGCCTTCGGCGCGCTGAGCGTCGCCAAGCAGATCAAGCGGGCCCGGGCCGAACAGGACACGCTGCGGCTGGTCGACGCCGCCGTCTCCGCGGCCGCGATCGTCACCGGCCTGGCCATCCTGTACCGCGAGCTGAAGCGGCTGGGCGACGACGACGTCCTGCTGGGCTGAGAGGGAAGTTTCACCGTGACCACCACGACCGACCTGGTGTCGTACGAGGACGCGCTGACGTCCTACGACCCCGTCATGGGCCTCGAGGTCCATGTCGAACTCGGCACCAGGACCAAGATGTTCTGCGGCTGTTCGACCGAGCTGGGCGCCGAGCCCAACTCGCAGACCTGCCCCACCTGCCTCGGCATGCCCGGCGCGCTCCCGGTCGTCAACGCGATCGGCATCGAGTCGGCGATCAAGATCGGTCTCGCGCTGAACTGCGAGATCGCCGAGTGGTGCCGCTTCGCCCGGAAGAACTACTTCTATCCGGACATGCCGAAGAACTTCCAGACCTCCCAGTACGACGAGCCGATCGCCTTCAACGGCTACCTCGACGTCCAGTTGGAGGACGGCGAGACCTTCCGCGTGGAGATCGAGCGCGCCCACATGGAGGAGGACACCGGCAAGTCGCTGCACGTCGGCGGCGCCACGGGCCGTATCCACGGCGCGTCCCACTCCCTGCTGGACTACAACCGCGCCGGCATCCCGCTCATCGAGATCGTCACCAAGCCGATCGAGGGCGCGGGCGAGCGCGCTCCCGAGGTGGCGAAGGCCTACGTCCGTGAGCTGCGCGAGCTCATCAAGGCGCTCGGCGTCTCGGACGCGCGCATGGAGATGGGCCAGATGCGCTGCGACGTGAACCTGTCGCTGCGCCCGCACGGCCGCGAGAAGTTCGGCACCCGGAGCGAGACCAAGAACGTCAACTCGCTGCGTTCCGTGGAGCGTGCGGCCCGCTTCGAGATCCAGCGGCACGCGGCCGTGCTGAACGACGGCGGCACGATCATCCAGGAGACCCGCCACTTCCACGAGGACACCGGGTCGACGACCTCGGGCCGCGTGAAGGAGGAGGCCGAGGACTACCGGTACTTCCCGGAGCCCGACCTCGTGCCGATCGCCCCGCCTCGCGCGTGGGTCGAGGAGATCCGCGCCGGGCTGCCGGAACTGCCGCTGATCCGCCGGGGCCGGCTGCTCGCCGAGTGGGGCATCACCGCCACCGACATGCAGTCGATCCTCAACGCCGGCGCGCTGGACCTGATCGTCGCCACGATCGACGCCGGCGCCGATGCCGGCTCCGCCCGCAAGTGGTGGATGGGCGAACTGGCGCGCAGCGCCAACGAGTCCGCCACGTCGCTGGACGAGCTGGCCATCACGCCCGAGCAGGTCGCCCGGGTCACCGCGCTGGTGAACGCCGGCGACCTGAACGACAAGCTGGCCCGTCAGGTCATCGAGGGCGTCCTCGCGGGCGAGGGCACCCCGGACGAGGTCGTCGAGAAGCGCGGGCTGAAGGTCGTCTCCGACGAGGGCGCGCTCACCACCGCCGTCGAGGAGGCCATCGCCGGCAACCCGGGCATCGCCGACAAGATCCGCGGTGGCAAGCTGGCCGCGGCCGGCGCTCTGGTCGGCGCCGTGATGAAGGCCACGCGCGGGCAGGCCGACGCGGCCCGCGTCAAGGAACTCATCCTGGAGAAACTGGGCGTCAGCGAGGGCTGAGGCCCGCGAGATCCCCGCAGGGGTGCACCGAACACCGGTGCACCCCTTTCTCGTGTTCCCGCGTTCCGGGCCCGACGCGCTACGCTCGCCCGCCATGAGTGCACGAACCGACTCCGACCCCCACAGCGACATAGACGAGGACCCGGACGAGGAGTACGGCACCGAGGACGCCCGGCGGGCCCGCTGGACGGCGACCGGCACCGGAGCGCTGCTCACCCTCGCCGGCCTCGCCGCGTCCCTCCTGCGCCTCACCGGCTCCGCCCCGGCCCTCGTCCCGGCGGCCTACGCCCTCGGCGGCGCCGTCTGTGCCTTCGCCGCCCTTCTGGGCGCCCGCGGCCGCACCCGGCGTGCGCTGTGGCTGCTGATCGCCGGGGTGATGGTGATGGCGTTCGGCGATCAACTGGACTGACCTGTGCCCGGCACTGACACGTGCCCGACGTGGCCTGACACCGTGGCCGTTATTGTCCTGTGATCTGTCTCCCACTCCTGTGAAAAGACCCACGAACGCATCAAACGATCTTTCGCGCCTGTCACAGTGGGCTCGCATCGCTCATACGTTCTTTGCGGGCTCATCAGTTCAAGCACGGCTGTTCCCGGTCAAAGATCCACAATTCAGCCCCCGGGAGCGCGTCCGTGGCAGCCCTCGCACGTTGGTGTGTACGCAACCGCCTCGTCACGATCCTGCTCTGGCTCCTCGCCCTCGGGGGCACCGCCACCGCCGCCGTCGTCACCGGCACCGCCTACTCCAACGACTACGAGGTCCCCGGCACCGAGTCCGGCCGCGCCACCCGGTTGCTGACGGACGGCTTCCCGGATCTCGGCGGCGACACCGACACCGTCGTCTGGCACACCGCCTCCGGCACCGTCCGCGCCGCCGCCGTCGAGCAGACCATGACCCGCACCCTGGAGAAGATCGCCGACCTGCCCGGCGTCGCCTCCGTCGCCGGCCCCTACGACGACCAGGGCAGCGCCCGGATCAGCAAGGACGGGCACACGGCGTACGCCACCGTCGTCTTCGAGGACCGCGCCGAGGACATCGACAAGGCCGAGGCGCAGGCCGTCGTCGACACCGCCGAGGCCGCCGGGAGCGACGGGCTCCGGGTCGAGCTGGGCGGCGGCGCGATCGCGCTCACCGAGCCCTCCGGCGGGCATCTCGCCGAGATCGTCGGCGTGGTCGTCGCCGCGCTCGTGCTGTTCCTGGCCTTCGGGTCGCTCGCCGCCTCGCTGCTGCCCATCGCCACCGCGCTGGTCGGCGTCGGCACCGCGTACGCCGGGATCGTGCTCCTCGGGCACGCCATGACCGTCGCCGACTTCGCGCCCATGCTCGGCATGCTCATCGGGCTCGGCGTCGGCATCGACTACGCGCTGTTCATCGTCACCAGGCACCGGCGCGGCCTGAAACGCGGCCTCACGGTCGCCGAGGCCGCCACCAACGCCGTCGCCACCACCGGACGCGCCGTCGTCTTCGCGGGCGCAACGGTGTGCATAGCGCTGCTCGGCATGCTGATCCTGCGCCTGAGCTTCCTCAACGGCGTGGCGATCGCCGCCTCCCTCACGGTCGTCCTCACCGTCGCCGCGTCGGTCACGCTGCTGCCCGCCCTGCTGTCCCGCATCGGCCTGCGCGCCCTCAGCCGCCGCGAACGCCGCCGGCTCGCCGAACACGGGCCCCAGCCGGAGCTGCCGACCGGGCTCGCCGCCCGCTGGTCGGCGTTCGTCGAGCGCCACCCCAAGCTGCTGGGCACGCTCGCCCTCGTCGTCATCGCAGTCCTCGCCCTGCCCACCTTCTCCCTCCGCCTGGGCACCTCCGACCAGGGCAACGCCCCGCAGTCGGCCACGACCCGCCAGGCCTACGACCTCCTGGCCGACGGTTTCGGCGCGGGTGTCAACGGCCCGCTGACCCTGGTGACCGGCGTCCAGGGCGCCGAGGACCGGCTCGCCCTCGACAACCTCGACACCGCCCTGCGCACCACCGAGGGCGTGGCGTCGGTGACACCGGTGACCTTCGACTCCGACGGGCACACCGCGTACCTCACCGTCGTACCGGAGTCCGCCCCGCAGTCGCAGCGCACCAGCGAACTCGTCGACCGGCTGCGCACCGAGGTGCTGCCGCGCGCCGAGGCCGGCACCTCCCTCGACGTGCAGGTGGGGGGCGTGACGGCGGGCTACGACGACTTCGCGGACGTCATCGTCGGCAAGCTGCCGCTGTTCGTGGGCGTCGTCATCGGCCTGGGCTGTCTGCTGCTCCTGCTCGCCTTCCGGTCCGTCGGCATACCGCTGAAGGCCGCCGTGATGAACGTCGCCGCCGTGGCCGCCGCGTTCGGGATCGTCGTGGCCGTGTTCCAGTGGGGCTGGGGGAGCGAGCTGCTGGGCCTCGGCCGCGCGGGGCCCATCGAGCCCTTCCTCCCCGTGATCATGGTGTCGGTCCTCTTCGGCCTCTCCATGGACTACCAGGTCTTCCTGGTCAGCCGGATGTACGAGGAGTGGCTCGAGACCGGCGACAACCGGCGCGCCGTCCGCGTGGGCCTCGCCGAGACCAGCCGGGTGATCAACTCCGCCGCGGTCATCATGATCTCGGTCTTCCTCGCCTTCGTCCTCAGCGGCGACCGGGTGATCGCCATGTTCGGCATCGCGCTCGCCGCCGCCGTAGCCCTCGACGCCTTCGTCCTGCGGACGCTGCTGGTGCCCGCGCTCATGCATCTGCTCGGCGGCGCCAACTGGTGGCTGCCCGGCTGGCTGGAGAAGCGGCTGCCGCGCATCAGCATCGAACCGCCCGAGTGCCGCGTTGCCCATGAGAGGCTCGCCGAGGTAGTGACGGCGGAGGCACTGGAGAAGGAGCCGCGGGCGGATGTACGCGATATCGCTGGGTGACGACGGAGCCGAACTGCGCCCCCTGGAGCCCTGGCACGCCGAGGAGTTCCTCGCGCACCTGGAGCGCGGCCGGGAGTTCATCAACCAGTACGTCCCCTTCGGCGCCCAGGCCACCGACGTGACCGGCGCGCGCGAGGTGCTCCAGCGGTACGCCGACATGCGCGCCGCCGACACCGGCTCCCTGCACGGCCTGTGGCTGGACGGCACGCTCGTGGGCGGCGTGCTCTTCCTGAACTTCGACGCCGCGAACGCGAACTGCGAGGTCGGCTGCTGGCTGGAACCGGCCGGCAGCGGGCGCGGTCTGGTCAGCCGGGCGATCCGGGTGCTGATCGACTTCGCCGTCGACCGGCGCGGGATCCAGCGGATCGAGTGGTGCGCGTCGGCGGGGAACACGCCCAGCCTGAACGTCGCCCGGCGGCTGGGGATGACCCGCGACGGCGTACGCCGGCAGGCCTACCCCTATCGTGGGGTGCGGCACGACCTCGAAGTGTGGTCCGTGCTGGCCCAGGAGTGGCGCGACGCACGCGCGCGCGGCGCTCACAACGATCATTAAGGGACCTCTCAGAGAGCGTCCGTACGGTGCGAGGTATGGGAACCAAGACTGTTGACGAGGCCGGCGCCGAGCCCGGCACCGAGGCGAAGACCGACGAGGAGAAGGTGGACGTCACCAAGACCGCCGCCACGGACGAGGTGACCGAGGAGGCCACGGACTCCGAGGACGACGCCGACGAGCTCGTCGCCGAGGACGAGGACGAGGAGGCCACCGTCGTGGCCGGCTCCACCGGCGTCGGCCAGGGCGCGGGCGCCGTCGTCGCCGCCGTGCTCGGCTTCGTGTCGCTCACCGGCAGCTGGATCGGCACCGTCGCCGGGGCCCGCCAGACCCTCGTCGGCCAGTTGCAGACCGCGTCGACCGCGAGCGTCGCCCAGCAGATCGACGCGGTCTACGGCAACGCCTGGCAGACCACCGCGCTGTGGGCCGGCCTGTTCGCGCTGGCCGCGCTGGTCACCGGCGTCGTCGTGCTGGCCCGCCCGGCCTTCGGCAGCACCGCCCGGCCGCAGGCGCCCTGGATCAAGTCGGTCTCCTGGGCCGGCGTCGCGCTCGGCGTCATCGGCCTGCTCCTGGCCGTCCTCAAGTACACCGACGCGCTGCTCGGCCTGCCCTCCGCAAGCTGAGTCACCGCAGGTCACGAGGGGCCTCAGACCGACCGTAAGCACCTTACGGCCGACCTGAGGCCCCTCAGCCGCGTCTAAGGCACCCCCCGTCGCCGAAGATACGGAACTCTCCCGATGCGGCGGCCCCCGCCGGGAGACGAAGGTGAAGTCACTGCACCCGGCATCGCAGCAAGCGAGGCCGAAAGCCCACCTTCCCCAGGGGACATCCACCATGTACGAGTACGAGCTCCAGCAGGCCCGTTCCGCCGAACTGCTCCGCCAGGCCGAACACGAGCGCCTCGCCCGCGAGGCCGTCCGCGGCCGTCGCGCCGCCCGCCGCGAAGCCGCCGAACGCGCCACCGCCCAGCGGTCGGACGGCGGCGCCGAGAACGACTCGCATACCCACCGTCCGCGTCGGCTCCGGTTCGCCCGCGCGGCGTGAAGACCGGGGCGGGGACGGGCGACCGCACGAGGGTCGGCCCCCCTCCCGCCGGGGCCGCGGCGATATCCACTGGGCCCTCCGCACACCCGCGTGCGATGCTCGCCCCCGTGCAGACCAGGTCCGTCAGTCCCGTCTTCGTCGGTCGCGCCGACGAGCTGAACACCTTGAACGCCGCGCTCTCCCGTGCCGCGGCGGGAGAGCCGCAGGCGCTGCTCATCGGGGGCGAGGCCGGGGTCGGCAAGACCAGGCTCGTCGAGGAGTTCGCCGCGGCCGCCCGCCGTCAGGGCGCCGTCGTCGCGCTCGGCGGCTGCGTCGAGATCGGCGCCGACGGCCTGCCCTTCGCCCCGTTCTCCACCGCCCTGCGCGCCCTGCGCCGCGCCCTGCCGGACGAACTGGCCGCCGCCGCGACCGGCCAGGAGGAGGAACTCGCCCGGCTGCTCCCCGAACTGGGCGAGACCCTCACCGCCCGGGGCTCCGGCCGCCCCGAAGAGGAGGGCATGGCCCGCCTCTTCGACCTCACCGCCCGCCTCCTGGAACGAGTCGCCGCCGGCCGTACCCTCGTCGTCGCCCTGGAGGACCTGCACTGGGCCGACGCCTCCACCCGCCACCTCCTCTCCTACCTGCTGCGCACCCTGCGCACCGGCCGGCTCGTCGTCCTCGCCACCTACCGCGCCGACGACATCCACCGCCGCCACCCGCTGCGCCCCCTGCTCGCCGAACTCGACCGGCTGCGCACCGTCCAGCGCCTCGAACTCGCCCGCTTCACCCGCGCCGAGACCGGCCGCCAGATCGCCGGCATCCTGGCCCGCGAACCCGGCCCCGACCAGGTCGACGCCATCTTCGAACGCTCCGACGGCAACGCCTTCTTCGTCGAGGAACTCGCCGTCGCCGCCCACGAGGGCTGCCGCACCGGCCTCCCCGACACCCTGCGCGACCTGCTGCTCGTCCGCGTCGAGGCGCTGCCCGAGAGCGCGCAGACCGTCGCCCGGATCGTCGCCGAGGGCGGCTCCACCGTCGAGTACCGGCTGCTGGACGCCGTCGCCCGGCTCACCGAGGACGACCTCATCGAGGCCCTGCGCGCCGCTGTGGGCGCCAACCTCCTGCGCGCCACCCCCGACGGCGACGGATACCGCTTCCGGCACTCCCTGGTCCGCGAGGCCGTCGGCGACGACCTGCTCCCCGGCGAACGCGCCCGCCTCAACCGCCGCTACGCCGAGGCCCTGCAGGCGGACCCGACGCTCGTCCCCGCCGACGAACGCGTCATGCGGCTGGCCAGCTACTGGTACCACGCCCACGACCCGGCCAAGGCCCTCCCCGCCGTCCTGGACGCCTCCGTCGAGGCCCGCTCCCGGCGCGCCTACAGCGAACAACTGCGGCTCCTGGAACGGGCGATGGAGCTGTGGGAGGCCGCGCCCGAGGAGGTACGGGCCGCCCTGCGCCCCGTCGACTACACGGAGGCCTATCCCCCCTGCGGCTGCGATCCGGCCACCACACCGCTGCGCTACCTCGACCTCATGGCCGAGGCCGCCGTCGCGGGCCGCTACTGCGGGGAACGCGAACGCGCCCTGAAGATCACCAAGCGGGCGCTGTGCCTGCTGGAGAACGAGGACGACGCTCCCCCTGGCTCTCAACTGCGTTCGAGCCGGGGGGACCCCCAGCGCGCCGCCTGGTTCTGGGTGCAGCGCTCCCGGCTGGTGCACTCCCTGGGCCGGGGCAGTGGCCGCGAGGAGCTTGCCACCGCCCAGGACCTGGTACGCGGTATGCCGCCCAACGAGGTGCATGCCGAGGTGCTCACGCACATGGCCAACTGGTCGATGGTTCACGACCCCGGTCCCGAGGCCTACCAGGCCGCCGAGCGGGCCGTGGAGTATGCCCGCATGGTCGGCGCCCGCGAGACCGAGCTCAACGCCCGTCAGATTCTCGGTGTCTTCATGGTCGACGCCGGCCACATCGAGGCCGGCCTCGCGGAGCTGCACGAGGTCAGGGAACAGGCGCTCGCCGAGGTCACCCCCTCCGTCGCGCTGAACGCCTATGTCAACCTCCCCTCCGAACTGGAGGGGATCGGCCGCTCACGGGAGGCCGTGCCGATGCTGGAGGAGGGCCTCGCCTTCGCCAAGCTGCACGGACCGCCCGACTCCGAGGCCTGGGTGTGGGGCAACCTCGCCGAGTCCCTGCTCTCCCTGGGCCGCTGGGACGAGGCCGACCGCGCCTGCGCCGCCGCCGGACGGATGGGCCAGGGCGCGGCGGTCCGAGGCGTCCACGCCACCCTCCGCGCCGAACTCGCCCTCGCCCGCGGCGACCTCACCGACGTCGACCGTCAACTGAGCTCGGCGCAGGGCTACTTCAGCTCCCACGAGCACGCCCCCCACCATCTCCCTCTCATCCGCCTCGCCATCGGACTCGCCGCGGCCCAGGGCCGCCCCCTGGATGTCCGCGCCCACCTTGCACGCGTCCTCGACCGGGACTTCCCGCCCGGCGCCCAGCGCTACGCCTGGCCGCTGCTGCTCGCCGCCGCCTCCGCCGAGGGCGACGCCCGCGCGACTCCTGCCGCCGAGCCCGGCCGCGCCGACCTCCTCGACCGCCTCCGCACGGCCGCGAAGCAGCTCGCCACGAGCGCCCCCGTCTGGCAGGCCCACGAGCGCTGGGTCCGCGCCGAGCTCCTGCGCGCCGAGGGCCGCACCGACCCCGACGACTGGTCCGAGGTGGTCGCCGCCTTCGAACGCCTGGAACGCCCCTACGACCTCGCCCGCACCCGCCACCGCCTGGCCGAGGCCCTGCTCTCAGCCGACGGCGGCGACGACGGACGTGACCGGGCCGCCGAGCTCCTCCGCCTCGCTCACGCGGTCGCCGCCCACCTCGGCGCCGTCCCCCTCACCGACGCCGTCACCCTCCTCGCCCAACGCGCCCGCCTCCCCCTTTCCCCCACCGCACGGACACCCTCCACCGACCCCCTCGACTCCTTCGGCCTGACCGGCCGGGAACGCGACGTCCTCCGCCTGGTCTCCGACGGCCGCACCAACCGCCAGATCGCCGAGGTCCTCTTCATCTCGCCGAAGACGGCCAGCGTCCACGTCTCGAACATCCTGTCCAAACTCGACGTCAAGGGCCGCGGCGAGGCGGCGGCCGTGGCTCACCGGCTGCGCTTGTTCCCGCCGGGGGCGGGGGACGGGGTGGTCGCGCGATAATGGCCGTGCCACCAGCCATGGAGGAGCCGCGTGTACCGGATCGAGTTCACCGAGCGCGCCGCGACCCAACGCGACGCACTCCCCGAGGCCAGCCGCAGGCTGCTCGGCCGTGGCATGGCGAAGTTTGCCGAAGCCCCCTTCACGCCGGTGTCACAGGCGGTCGGCGGCGAGGACATCCGCGTGGTGTCCGTCGTGCCCGGGCTGACCGTCCGCTACCTGGTGCACCGGGCCTTCCTGATCCCGCTCTCGCTCGCGTTGCTCGATCAGTCACTCATCGACGAATGGACGAACGGTCGCCCGGCGCGACGCGGCCCGGAAAAGGGAGAACGATGTTCAACGCCTTCGAGGACCTCTTCGCGCCGGGCCGCAAGCACACCCGGGACGAGCAGAACCGGCTGGAGCTGACCCGGGAGGACGTCGGGGACGGTGATCCCGGGCGAGGGCCGATAGACCTCACGTCCGGGAAGGTCGTCGTACGGCCGCCCGAGGCCGAGGAGGAGGCGGAGGCGGCGGAGGAGGAAGCGGAGGACGGGTGACGGGGTTCAGGTCACCTGTAGCTCCAGGATCCGGTCGTCCTCCTTCTCCGGGTCGCCGCGGCCGTCCGTGTTGCTGGTCGTGACCCACAGTTTGTCGCCGCCCGCCGACACCACCGTGCGCAGCCGGCCGTACTCGCCGTCGAGGAAGGCCTGCGGGTCCGCCGAGGCCACCGTGCCCTTCAGCGGGACGCGCCACAGGCGCTGCCCCTTCAGCCCCGCCATCCAGATCGAGCCCTCGGCGTAGGCGATGCCGCTGGGAGAGGCGTCGTCGGTGTGCCACTGGGCTATCGGGTTCTGGAACTTCGTGTCCCCGGACTTGCCCTCCGCCGTCGGCCAGCCGTAGTCGCCGCCGGGCGCGATCGCGTTCAGCTCGTCCCACGTGTCCTGGCCGAACTCCGAGGCGAACAGGCGCTGTTCGGAGTCCCAGGCCAGCCCCTGCACATTGCGATGGCCGTACGAGTACACGGGGGAGTCCGGGAACGGGTTGCCGGCGGCCGGTTCGCCCTCCGGGGTCAGCCGCAGGATCTTGCCGCCGAGGGACTTCTTGTCCTGGGCCAGCCCCCGGTCGCCGCTCTCGCCCGTGCCGACGTAGAGCATCCCGTCCGGGCCGAACGCGATCCGGCCACCGTTGTGGATCATGCCCTTGGGGATGCCCTTGAACACTGTGTCGGGCGCCCCCAGTTGGTCCCCGGCGGGCCGCTTCGCGTCGTAGAGCATGCGGACGATCCGGTTGTCCGAGGCCGAGGTGAAGTAGGCGTAGACCATGTGGTCCGAGGCGTAGTCGGGGGAGAGCGCGAGGCCCAGCAGACCGCCCTCGCCGGCGGCGGAGACGCCCGGCACCTCGCCCAGCTCGGTCTTGCCGCCCGTCTTCTCGTCCACCCGCGTGATCGTCCCCTCGTCACGCGAGGCCACCAGCAGGCCGCCCTCGGGGAGCGGGGCGAGGCCCCAGGGGCTGTCCAGGCCCTCGGCGACCGTACGCACCACCTTGACCGTGCCCTTCGCGGGCGGGGTCTTCTCGGCGGCCGGTGAGGTCTGCGCGGCCGTACCG
The Streptomyces sp. NBC_01485 genome window above contains:
- a CDS encoding GNAT family N-acetyltransferase, which gives rise to MYAISLGDDGAELRPLEPWHAEEFLAHLERGREFINQYVPFGAQATDVTGAREVLQRYADMRAADTGSLHGLWLDGTLVGGVLFLNFDAANANCEVGCWLEPAGSGRGLVSRAIRVLIDFAVDRRGIQRIEWCASAGNTPSLNVARRLGMTRDGVRRQAYPYRGVRHDLEVWSVLAQEWRDARARGAHNDH
- a CDS encoding MMPL family transporter; the protein is MAALARWCVRNRLVTILLWLLALGGTATAAVVTGTAYSNDYEVPGTESGRATRLLTDGFPDLGGDTDTVVWHTASGTVRAAAVEQTMTRTLEKIADLPGVASVAGPYDDQGSARISKDGHTAYATVVFEDRAEDIDKAEAQAVVDTAEAAGSDGLRVELGGGAIALTEPSGGHLAEIVGVVVAALVLFLAFGSLAASLLPIATALVGVGTAYAGIVLLGHAMTVADFAPMLGMLIGLGVGIDYALFIVTRHRRGLKRGLTVAEAATNAVATTGRAVVFAGATVCIALLGMLILRLSFLNGVAIAASLTVVLTVAASVTLLPALLSRIGLRALSRRERRRLAEHGPQPELPTGLAARWSAFVERHPKLLGTLALVVIAVLALPTFSLRLGTSDQGNAPQSATTRQAYDLLADGFGAGVNGPLTLVTGVQGAEDRLALDNLDTALRTTEGVASVTPVTFDSDGHTAYLTVVPESAPQSQRTSELVDRLRTEVLPRAEAGTSLDVQVGGVTAGYDDFADVIVGKLPLFVGVVIGLGCLLLLLAFRSVGIPLKAAVMNVAAVAAAFGIVVAVFQWGWGSELLGLGRAGPIEPFLPVIMVSVLFGLSMDYQVFLVSRMYEEWLETGDNRRAVRVGLAETSRVINSAAVIMISVFLAFVLSGDRVIAMFGIALAAAVALDAFVLRTLLVPALMHLLGGANWWLPGWLEKRLPRISIEPPECRVAHERLAEVVTAEALEKEPRADVRDIAG
- the gatB gene encoding Asp-tRNA(Asn)/Glu-tRNA(Gln) amidotransferase subunit GatB encodes the protein MTTTTDLVSYEDALTSYDPVMGLEVHVELGTRTKMFCGCSTELGAEPNSQTCPTCLGMPGALPVVNAIGIESAIKIGLALNCEIAEWCRFARKNYFYPDMPKNFQTSQYDEPIAFNGYLDVQLEDGETFRVEIERAHMEEDTGKSLHVGGATGRIHGASHSLLDYNRAGIPLIEIVTKPIEGAGERAPEVAKAYVRELRELIKALGVSDARMEMGQMRCDVNLSLRPHGREKFGTRSETKNVNSLRSVERAARFEIQRHAAVLNDGGTIIQETRHFHEDTGSTTSGRVKEEAEDYRYFPEPDLVPIAPPRAWVEEIRAGLPELPLIRRGRLLAEWGITATDMQSILNAGALDLIVATIDAGADAGSARKWWMGELARSANESATSLDELAITPEQVARVTALVNAGDLNDKLARQVIEGVLAGEGTPDEVVEKRGLKVVSDEGALTTAVEEAIAGNPGIADKIRGGKLAAAGALVGAVMKATRGQADAARVKELILEKLGVSEG
- the gatA gene encoding Asp-tRNA(Asn)/Glu-tRNA(Gln) amidotransferase subunit GatA; this translates as MTDNVTIIKLTAAETAARIASGELTAVQVTEAHLARIEAVDEKVHAFLHVDREGALAQARAVDAKRERGEKLGPLAGVPLALKDIFTTQGIPTTVGSKILEGWIPPYDATLTKRLKAADVVILGKTNMDEFAMGSSTENSAYGPTGNPWDLTKIPGGSGGGSSAALASFQAPLAIGTDTGGSIRQPAAVTGTVGVKPTYGAVSRYGMVAFSSSLDQGGPCARTVLDAALLHEVIAGHDPLDSTSIDAPVPPVVEAARNGSVEGMRVGVVKQFRGEGYQAGVIQRFDESVALLKELGAEIVELDCPSFDLALSAYYLIAPSECSSNLARFDGLRYGLRAGDDGTRSAEDVTSLTREAGFGPEVKRRIILGTYALSSGYYDAYYGSAQKVRTLITRDFEKAFEQVDVIVSPTTPTTAFAIGERADDPMAMYLADLCTIPTNLAGNAAMSLPCGLAPEDNLPVGLQIIAPALKDDRLYKVGAAVEAAFVEKWGHPLLEEAPSL
- the gatC gene encoding Asp-tRNA(Asn)/Glu-tRNA(Gln) amidotransferase subunit GatC, which produces MPGITREEVAHLARLARLELKPEELEHFAGQLDDIIGAVARVSEVADQDVPPTSHPLPLTNVMRADEVRPSLTPEQALSGAPAQEQQRFKVPQILGED